The following proteins come from a genomic window of Diorhabda sublineata isolate icDioSubl1.1 chromosome 7, icDioSubl1.1, whole genome shotgun sequence:
- the LOC130446555 gene encoding GMP reductase 1-like isoform X2: MASNMDTVGTFNMARALSKNGLFTCIHKYYSVDEWKQFAKENPECLKNVAVSAGMSADDFKRLSDILEVVPDVSFICLDVANGYSQHFVEFVSTVRTTFPSHTIIAGNVVTGEMVEELILSGADIIKVGIGPGSVCTTRMKTGVGYPQLSAVIECADAAHGLEGHIISDGGCTCPGDVAKAFGAGADFVMAGGMFAGHDECDGEVIEKDGKKFKLFYGMSSSTAMEKHAGGVAEYRASEGKTVQVPYKGEVRNTVLDILGGLRSACTYTGSLKLIELPRRSTFVRCTQQFNNIYI; this comes from the exons ATGGCCTCAAACATGGATACTGTTGGAACTTTCAATATGGCACGCGCTTTATCAAAA AATGGATTATTTACTTGTATACACAAATACTATAGCGTAGATGAGTGGAAACAGTTTGCCAAAGAAAATCcggaatgtttaaaaaatgtggcCGTCAGTGCTGGAATGTCGGCAGATGATTTTAAAAGACTGTCTGATATATTAGAAGTAGTTCCTGATGTTTCCTTTATTTGTTTAGATGTTGCTAATGGCTATTCACaacattttgttgaatttgtgTCTACAGTGAGAACAACATTCCCATCGCACACTATTATT GCAGGTAATGTGGTAACAGGTGAAATGGTAGAAGAATTGATTTTATCTGGAGCTGATATAATTAAAGTTGGAATTGGTCCGGGATCAGTTTGTACAACGAGAATGAAGACTGGCGTTGGATATCCACAGCTCTCAGCTGTTATCGAGTGTGCAGATGCTGCTCATGGTTTAGAGGGTCACATTATATCT GATGGTGGTTGTACTTGTCCTGGAGATGTAGCTAAAGCTTTCGGAGCTGGTGCTGACTTTGTGATGGCCGGAGGAATGTTCGCTGGCCATGACGAGTGTGATGGTGAGGTGATCGAAAAAGATGGGAAGAAATTCAAGCTGTTCTATGGAATGTCATCCAGTACAGCAATGGAAAAACATGCAG GTGGTGTTGCAGAATACCGAGCGTCAGAAGGAAAAACCGTCCAAGTACCTTACAAAGGGGAAGTCAGAAATACAGTGTTGGATATTTTAGGTGGTCTTCGAAGTGCCTGCACATATACAGGATCTTTGAAATTAATAGAATTACCTCGTAGATCAACGTTTGTCCGATGTACTCAacaatttaataacatttacATTTAA
- the LOC130446555 gene encoding GMP reductase 1-like isoform X1, producing the protein MPNIINEIKLDFKDVLLRPKRSTIKSRNDVNLYKKITFRNSKKIYHGVPVMASNMDTVGTFNMARALSKNGLFTCIHKYYSVDEWKQFAKENPECLKNVAVSAGMSADDFKRLSDILEVVPDVSFICLDVANGYSQHFVEFVSTVRTTFPSHTIIAGNVVTGEMVEELILSGADIIKVGIGPGSVCTTRMKTGVGYPQLSAVIECADAAHGLEGHIISDGGCTCPGDVAKAFGAGADFVMAGGMFAGHDECDGEVIEKDGKKFKLFYGMSSSTAMEKHAGGVAEYRASEGKTVQVPYKGEVRNTVLDILGGLRSACTYTGSLKLIELPRRSTFVRCTQQFNNIYI; encoded by the exons ATGCCTAATATAatcaatgaaattaaattagatTTCAAAGACGTCCTCTTGAGACCTAAGAGATCAACAATAAAAAGTAGGAACGAT gttaacttgtataaaaaaattacctttcgtaactcaaaaaaaatttatcatggAGTTCCTGTTATGGCCTCAAACATGGATACTGTTGGAACTTTCAATATGGCACGCGCTTTATCAAAA AATGGATTATTTACTTGTATACACAAATACTATAGCGTAGATGAGTGGAAACAGTTTGCCAAAGAAAATCcggaatgtttaaaaaatgtggcCGTCAGTGCTGGAATGTCGGCAGATGATTTTAAAAGACTGTCTGATATATTAGAAGTAGTTCCTGATGTTTCCTTTATTTGTTTAGATGTTGCTAATGGCTATTCACaacattttgttgaatttgtgTCTACAGTGAGAACAACATTCCCATCGCACACTATTATT GCAGGTAATGTGGTAACAGGTGAAATGGTAGAAGAATTGATTTTATCTGGAGCTGATATAATTAAAGTTGGAATTGGTCCGGGATCAGTTTGTACAACGAGAATGAAGACTGGCGTTGGATATCCACAGCTCTCAGCTGTTATCGAGTGTGCAGATGCTGCTCATGGTTTAGAGGGTCACATTATATCT GATGGTGGTTGTACTTGTCCTGGAGATGTAGCTAAAGCTTTCGGAGCTGGTGCTGACTTTGTGATGGCCGGAGGAATGTTCGCTGGCCATGACGAGTGTGATGGTGAGGTGATCGAAAAAGATGGGAAGAAATTCAAGCTGTTCTATGGAATGTCATCCAGTACAGCAATGGAAAAACATGCAG GTGGTGTTGCAGAATACCGAGCGTCAGAAGGAAAAACCGTCCAAGTACCTTACAAAGGGGAAGTCAGAAATACAGTGTTGGATATTTTAGGTGGTCTTCGAAGTGCCTGCACATATACAGGATCTTTGAAATTAATAGAATTACCTCGTAGATCAACGTTTGTCCGATGTACTCAacaatttaataacatttacATTTAA